A region from the Bdellovibrio bacteriovorus genome encodes:
- a CDS encoding sensor histidine kinase: MENTPVNDDFQPPGPQEFKKRRREIFLVLLVSFLFGLLTWFEIRLFATSQQLPFVHSIFFFGLVNFNIILLLLLLFMIFRNVVKVFVERQGKVFGSSLKAKLIAAFVAFSFVPTVLMFIISVFYINSSFDKWFSAKMAGVLKSSIEVTNAYYFNAKKDNYHFAHKIADSIRNVRSPNEIKKRIENLREEFSLDAVEYYPSLFGKRVVSAAEDDTVPNVPAVSLEFLQKGIKLQAEASIIHQFGDGNLVRVIVPVQEGAEKGAIVVSSFLPLSLISKMNDISTAYDEFRDINPLEYPLKSIYLYILVLMTFVILLAATWFGFYLAKQLSIPIVQLGRATRRVAGGDYTPLQIQAGSEEINDLISSFNQMTVTLEKTLEELDQHARYTDTVLKNVSAGVISVDEHGFVTTINRHAAHLLKIDPEKYIGKSVRDLLTLEYFRTFAELQKTMADHKVESIQKELRLNVQGEALPLLMTLSILKDEKGHEMGKILVFDDLTPIANAQRAAAWTEVARRIAHEIKNPLTPIKLSAERLQRKFGASITDPAFSECTTMIVKQVDGLKNLVNEFSNFARLPQARPVVANLNSVVEESLGLYRQAHGNVKFLFSKDSDLPDFKFDPDQIKRVIVNLVDNSVSAVAKEPQATVEIVTRYDKDIKTVRLTVSDNGEGIPAADRSRIFEPYYSTKEGGTGLGLAIVKRIIEDHNGFIRATANEPKGVKMVIEMPVNEVGAWKPAGE; the protein is encoded by the coding sequence ATGGAAAACACCCCTGTAAATGACGATTTTCAGCCTCCTGGTCCTCAGGAATTTAAGAAACGACGCCGCGAGATCTTTTTAGTTCTTTTGGTGTCGTTTTTATTTGGTCTTCTGACGTGGTTTGAAATCCGTCTTTTCGCGACCAGCCAACAGCTTCCGTTCGTTCACAGTATTTTTTTCTTCGGTCTGGTAAACTTCAATATCATCCTGTTGTTGCTTCTGCTTTTCATGATCTTCCGCAATGTCGTGAAGGTTTTCGTTGAAAGGCAGGGGAAAGTTTTCGGTAGCAGCCTCAAGGCAAAATTGATCGCCGCCTTCGTAGCCTTCAGCTTTGTTCCGACAGTGCTGATGTTCATCATCTCGGTTTTCTATATCAATTCCAGTTTTGATAAGTGGTTTAGCGCCAAGATGGCGGGCGTTTTAAAAAGCTCCATCGAAGTAACGAACGCTTATTATTTCAATGCAAAGAAAGACAATTACCACTTCGCTCACAAAATCGCGGATTCCATTCGCAATGTAAGAAGTCCGAATGAGATTAAAAAGCGCATTGAAAACCTGCGTGAAGAGTTCAGCTTGGATGCAGTGGAATATTATCCTTCGCTATTCGGTAAGCGCGTTGTTTCTGCCGCGGAAGATGATACCGTCCCTAACGTGCCGGCCGTGTCACTCGAGTTCCTGCAAAAAGGGATTAAGCTGCAAGCTGAAGCCAGCATCATCCATCAATTTGGAGACGGGAATTTGGTGCGCGTGATCGTACCTGTCCAAGAGGGTGCAGAAAAAGGGGCCATCGTCGTATCCAGCTTTTTGCCGCTGTCGCTCATTTCTAAGATGAATGACATCTCAACAGCCTATGACGAGTTTCGAGATATCAACCCGCTCGAATATCCTTTGAAATCAATCTATCTGTACATCTTGGTCCTCATGACCTTTGTGATCTTGCTTGCGGCGACATGGTTTGGTTTCTATCTGGCAAAGCAGCTTTCCATTCCTATCGTGCAGCTAGGACGCGCCACCCGACGTGTCGCGGGAGGGGATTACACTCCGTTGCAGATTCAAGCGGGCTCTGAAGAGATCAATGATTTGATTTCAAGCTTCAACCAAATGACCGTGACCTTGGAAAAAACTCTGGAAGAATTAGATCAGCATGCGCGCTACACCGATACAGTTCTGAAAAACGTCAGTGCGGGGGTGATCTCTGTCGATGAACACGGGTTTGTGACGACAATCAATCGTCACGCCGCTCATCTGTTGAAGATCGATCCTGAAAAATACATTGGGAAATCTGTTCGTGATCTTCTGACTTTGGAATACTTCCGCACTTTCGCTGAACTGCAGAAGACCATGGCCGATCACAAAGTTGAAAGTATCCAAAAAGAACTTCGTCTGAACGTCCAAGGGGAGGCTTTACCTCTCTTAATGACTCTTTCGATCTTGAAGGATGAAAAAGGGCACGAGATGGGTAAGATCTTGGTGTTTGACGATTTGACTCCGATTGCAAATGCGCAGCGTGCGGCCGCTTGGACGGAAGTGGCTCGTCGTATTGCTCACGAGATTAAAAATCCTCTGACGCCGATCAAGCTTTCTGCCGAACGCTTGCAAAGAAAATTCGGTGCTTCTATCACCGATCCGGCTTTCAGCGAATGTACGACGATGATCGTGAAGCAAGTGGACGGTTTGAAAAATCTGGTGAATGAGTTCAGTAACTTTGCACGATTGCCTCAGGCGCGCCCCGTGGTGGCGAATCTGAATAGCGTCGTCGAAGAATCTTTGGGGCTTTATCGTCAGGCCCATGGAAATGTGAAGTTCCTATTTTCAAAGGACAGTGACCTTCCGGACTTCAAGTTTGACCCCGATCAGATCAAGCGCGTGATCGTCAATTTGGTTGATAACTCGGTTTCGGCTGTTGCAAAAGAGCCACAGGCCACAGTGGAAATCGTGACTCGATACGACAAGGACATCAAAACTGTGCGTTTGACGGTGTCAGACAATGGTGAAGGTATTCCTGCGGCAGATCGAAGTCGCATTTTTGAGCCATACTACTCTACAAAAGAAGGCGGAACTGGGCTAGGCTTAGCCATTGTGAAAAGGATCATCGAAGATCATAATGGATTCATTCGTGCGACAGCCAATGAACCCAAAGGGGTTAAGATGGTGATCGAAATGCCAGTCAATGAAGTGGGTGCTTGGAAACCTGCTGGCGAGTAG
- the ribH gene encoding 6,7-dimethyl-8-ribityllumazine synthase has protein sequence MGLKVGVVTARFNNEITEKLEEGAISYLESCEGVEIFAALVPGAVELPLACQAFLDAGCDGVIALGAVIRGETSHYDYVCNSVTDGITRLMLDYKKPIGFGVLTTENEEQALARAGGAHGNKGEEAAQVVMEMIGLTQEIPATLKTALMMAKPKAAKSSKAASKTQKKKKKAKK, from the coding sequence ATGGGACTTAAAGTTGGAGTTGTAACGGCTCGTTTTAATAATGAAATCACTGAAAAATTGGAAGAGGGCGCTATCTCTTACCTTGAGTCTTGCGAAGGCGTTGAAATTTTCGCAGCCTTGGTTCCGGGCGCGGTCGAGCTTCCCTTGGCTTGCCAAGCTTTTCTTGATGCCGGTTGCGACGGTGTTATCGCTTTGGGTGCCGTGATTCGTGGTGAAACTTCTCACTATGACTATGTATGTAACTCTGTGACTGACGGTATCACTCGTTTGATGCTTGATTACAAAAAACCCATCGGTTTTGGCGTGCTAACGACTGAAAACGAAGAGCAGGCGTTGGCTCGCGCTGGCGGTGCTCACGGGAATAAAGGTGAAGAAGCGGCTCAAGTGGTAATGGAAATGATTGGTTTGACTCAAGAGATTCCTGCGACTTTGAAAACGGCATTAATGATGGCCAAACCTAAAGCGGCGAAGTCCTCGAAAGCCGCATCAAAAACACAAAAAAAGAAGAAAAAAGCGAAAAAGTAA
- a CDS encoding L,D-transpeptidase, giving the protein MKKYLLPLLLLLSLNAQAQESLEPQPLDDLMSPDEIAEESGFPRTEIPLVVKSVDDIARTESLDVFREFRVVLIINKKAAGVGAQRMRVYLNGFLTYDWLVSTGRERWETAKSGRTYFSVTPTGYFYPYMLNKDHYSETWKTPMPYAVFFNGGIAVHATTPGLYKQLGSRASGGCVRLQHENAAFVFNRIQTEGRGLVPVINRNGTISRDRRGNVIRRVNYRTLIIVEDR; this is encoded by the coding sequence ATGAAGAAATATCTTTTGCCGCTCTTGTTGTTGCTATCGCTGAACGCTCAGGCACAAGAGTCCTTAGAACCTCAACCCCTTGATGACTTGATGTCACCGGATGAAATCGCTGAAGAGAGTGGTTTCCCGCGCACCGAAATTCCTCTTGTCGTTAAGTCGGTGGACGACATCGCTCGCACGGAATCACTGGACGTATTTCGTGAATTTCGAGTCGTGTTAATCATCAACAAAAAGGCGGCCGGTGTCGGTGCCCAACGCATGCGAGTTTATCTTAATGGCTTCTTAACTTATGATTGGCTAGTTTCTACAGGACGTGAAAGATGGGAAACCGCGAAAAGTGGTCGTACTTATTTTTCCGTCACTCCGACGGGTTATTTCTATCCCTATATGTTGAACAAAGATCATTATTCGGAAACGTGGAAGACTCCAATGCCTTACGCCGTCTTTTTCAACGGGGGTATTGCCGTTCATGCGACAACACCGGGACTTTACAAACAGTTGGGATCCCGCGCATCCGGAGGTTGCGTGCGTCTTCAACATGAAAACGCGGCTTTTGTATTCAACCGTATTCAGACTGAGGGGCGCGGCCTCGTGCCTGTGATCAACCGAAATGGAACGATTTCTCGAGATCGTCGCGGAAACGTTATTCGTCGTGTGAACTATCGCACGTTAATCATCGTCGAAGATCGCTAA
- the purF gene encoding amidophosphoribosyltransferase, translated as MCGVVGLIGEEKAGQKLYPALFALQHRGQDAAGILSYDFERSQFHLEKDLGLVEDVFTSERQLRLKGSMALGHTRYSTIGTVDKEDLQPLFLSYPYGIGMIHNGNVTNYDEVVDYLRNRKLRWTFSRNDLEILLHMTAIGLASRKETGELAKNLSESIRELLQQVQGAYSAIGMLADQGLFAFCDSHGIRPLLLGRKKNGDKYSYCFASEKQVFFGLGFEYFRDLRPGELVFIDKDLNLHSFLLSEKKARPCMFEWIYFAGSETEWHGRPVYEVRLNLGRILAEEVQKKGLDVDVVAPVPDTSRAAACRLAEVLEKPYREVLIKNRYVQRSFIVNQPELRKMMVNLKLSPVESEIRGKKILLVDDSIVRGTTSARIIRLLREAGAEKVYLASTCPPIRHPCFYGIDFPDGESLVAHKKSEDEIAKVLEVDGLVFLPLQRLQEGLGLSNLCSACLDGDYPVPVATEKFLKTRHHNIGGDGKSEVPL; from the coding sequence ATGTGTGGAGTAGTTGGTCTGATTGGAGAAGAAAAAGCCGGTCAAAAACTGTATCCTGCTTTATTCGCTCTTCAACATCGCGGTCAAGATGCAGCGGGGATTCTAAGTTATGATTTCGAGCGCTCTCAGTTTCATCTCGAAAAAGACTTAGGCTTAGTTGAAGACGTTTTTACTTCTGAAAGACAGCTTCGACTTAAAGGATCCATGGCTCTGGGGCATACGCGCTATTCCACGATTGGAACCGTTGATAAAGAGGATCTTCAGCCTTTGTTTTTAAGTTATCCCTACGGAATCGGCATGATTCACAACGGGAACGTCACAAATTACGACGAGGTCGTCGACTATCTTCGCAATCGTAAGCTGCGTTGGACGTTTAGCCGCAACGATCTGGAAATTCTTCTGCATATGACAGCGATTGGACTGGCTTCACGCAAAGAAACCGGAGAACTCGCAAAAAATTTATCTGAATCCATCCGAGAACTTTTGCAGCAAGTGCAAGGGGCGTACAGCGCCATTGGAATGCTGGCAGATCAGGGACTCTTCGCGTTTTGCGATTCGCATGGGATCAGGCCTTTGCTTTTAGGAAGAAAAAAGAACGGCGATAAGTACAGCTATTGTTTTGCCTCTGAAAAACAGGTGTTTTTTGGTTTGGGCTTTGAGTATTTTCGCGATCTGCGCCCGGGGGAGCTGGTCTTTATCGATAAAGATTTAAACCTGCACTCTTTTCTTCTCAGTGAAAAGAAAGCTCGTCCTTGTATGTTTGAATGGATTTATTTTGCCGGCTCCGAGACCGAGTGGCATGGTCGGCCGGTCTATGAAGTCCGATTGAATTTAGGACGTATTTTGGCTGAAGAGGTTCAAAAAAAGGGATTGGATGTGGATGTTGTTGCGCCAGTTCCTGACACCTCACGTGCGGCGGCCTGCCGTTTAGCGGAAGTTTTAGAAAAACCTTATCGCGAAGTGCTTATCAAAAATCGTTACGTTCAACGAAGTTTCATTGTCAACCAACCGGAACTTCGAAAGATGATGGTGAACTTAAAACTTTCACCGGTAGAAAGCGAAATTCGCGGGAAGAAAATTCTTCTTGTTGACGACAGTATCGTGCGCGGAACGACTTCGGCTCGTATCATCCGTCTTTTGCGCGAAGCCGGCGCGGAAAAAGTGTACCTTGCCAGCACGTGTCCACCGATTCGTCACCCGTGTTTTTACGGAATTGATTTTCCCGACGGAGAGTCCTTAGTGGCTCATAAAAAATCCGAAGATGAAATCGCCAAGGTCTTAGAAGTTGATGGACTGGTGTTCCTCCCATTGCAACGTCTGCAAGAAGGCTTGGGGCTTTCCAATCTGTGCAGTGCCTGCCTTGACGGAGATTATCCTGTTCCTGTGGCTACAGAAAAATTTTTGAAAACAAGACATCACAATATTGGTGGAGATGGTAAAAGCGAGGTGCCTTTATGA
- a CDS encoding AIR carboxylase family protein, whose protein sequence is MKIQVMFGSASDERVFGPLCHSLEKCGEVKMEVASAHRHPDRVREIVTTCGADVFVAGAGLAAHLPGVVASLTAKPVFGVAVNGAFAGLDSFLSIVQMPKGVPVMAVTEENYKNISDLLLRWKNLPEDKIYLHWNRSLESYSPIQKSLEDIQKDSGAEVLWCSHTDEKCLGEIVSPWELPKVVGLNLFLCEKEQLTSSNLALDFFAKARHSGAWVGANNIGNFVLQWKKLSEMRKSAWN, encoded by the coding sequence ATGAAAATTCAGGTTATGTTCGGCAGTGCGAGTGATGAAAGAGTCTTTGGTCCTTTGTGTCACTCTTTGGAAAAATGCGGTGAAGTAAAAATGGAAGTGGCTTCGGCCCATCGTCATCCCGACCGCGTACGCGAAATTGTTACGACTTGTGGTGCAGATGTATTTGTCGCCGGCGCGGGGTTGGCAGCGCACCTGCCAGGTGTTGTTGCTTCTTTGACGGCAAAGCCTGTCTTCGGTGTTGCAGTGAATGGCGCTTTTGCAGGACTTGATTCTTTCTTGTCGATCGTGCAAATGCCTAAAGGAGTTCCGGTCATGGCCGTGACCGAAGAAAACTACAAAAATATTTCGGATCTTCTTCTGCGTTGGAAGAATTTGCCAGAGGATAAAATTTATCTGCATTGGAATCGCAGTCTAGAGTCGTATTCTCCAATTCAGAAATCTTTAGAAGATATTCAAAAAGACAGCGGTGCCGAAGTGCTTTGGTGCTCTCACACGGATGAAAAATGTTTGGGTGAAATTGTCAGTCCTTGGGAGCTTCCGAAAGTGGTGGGATTAAACTTGTTTCTTTGTGAAAAAGAACAGCTGACCAGCTCGAACCTGGCTTTGGATTTCTTTGCGAAGGCTCGTCACTCGGGCGCTTGGGTCGGTGCCAATAATATCGGGAACTTTGTTTTACAGTGGAAAAAGCTTTCTGAAATGAGGAAATCAGCATGGAACTAA
- a CDS encoding cation:proton antiporter, translated as MKLIIWIVLGLCLGPGVTDITMPSWMPQLAQVAGAGFLFLAGWELQFVNLRKDARFYALSFIGSFVIPFFTGYFLFERNWFLAIAFSISALPIVIQILKERNLYGSRLSRRTITVASLCDIVAWVVLAFLLPKEDVVGWLMSHWVVLAFFIGMALGRWKEFPRDTHLISVQMWILAPVFFIVLGWKIDILGLFSLKTFLLIFVAAVTSKLVGTYIFTRFAGVDSSEAIKFSFLLNARGAMEILAASYAYQAQLISGDIFAALVLLGILTALMAVPAVNASGKGA; from the coding sequence GTGAAGTTAATTATTTGGATTGTTTTGGGTTTGTGCTTAGGGCCTGGCGTCACCGATATTACGATGCCTTCTTGGATGCCCCAGTTAGCGCAAGTGGCTGGAGCCGGTTTTCTTTTTCTGGCCGGTTGGGAACTTCAGTTTGTCAATCTTCGCAAGGATGCGCGGTTTTACGCTCTTTCGTTTATCGGAAGCTTCGTCATTCCATTTTTTACGGGTTATTTCTTGTTTGAGCGAAACTGGTTCTTGGCAATAGCCTTTTCGATTTCAGCGCTACCCATCGTAATTCAAATTTTGAAAGAACGAAATTTGTACGGCTCGCGTCTTTCTCGCCGAACGATCACGGTAGCGAGTCTTTGCGACATCGTGGCTTGGGTGGTGTTGGCGTTTCTTCTTCCCAAAGAAGATGTTGTCGGATGGCTGATGAGTCATTGGGTGGTGCTGGCTTTTTTCATTGGCATGGCTTTGGGACGTTGGAAAGAATTCCCAAGAGATACGCACTTAATTTCAGTGCAGATGTGGATTTTGGCTCCCGTGTTTTTCATTGTGTTAGGATGGAAGATCGATATCCTCGGTTTATTCTCTTTGAAAACATTTTTACTGATATTTGTAGCGGCCGTAACTTCAAAATTAGTAGGAACTTATATTTTCACTCGTTTTGCGGGAGTAGATTCTTCTGAGGCGATAAAGTTCAGTTTTCTGCTCAACGCTCGCGGGGCGATGGAAATATTGGCTGCATCGTACGCGTATCAAGCCCAACTCATCTCTGGAGATATTTTCGCGGCTCTGGTTTTATTAGGAATATTGACGGCGCTGATGGCTGTACCCGCAGTAAATGCTTCTGGCAAAGGTGCCTAA
- the ribB gene encoding 3,4-dihydroxy-2-butanone-4-phosphate synthase, which produces MSFNTIPEIIEDIRNGKMVILVDDEDRENEGDLILATDHVTTQAVNFMITEARGLVCLTVTAQQIERLQLPLMVRDDMNFAPNKTAFTVSIEASEGISTGISAADRAHTLRVAANPHAKPSDIHMPGHIFPIRAQQGGVLKRAGHTEASVDLARLAGLNPAAVICEVMNPDGSMARVGDLKEFAKKHNLKIGTIVDLIAYRLANETLVEELASVDLPASFGEGLKARVFRSTVDGLEHLVIQKGEITPDTETLVRVHVDNFTRDFMAVLQRGASTVLESIKLINEQSSGAFVLLRGNNRTQGLAQELNVLIGMEDVRPSTPLMDERDYGIGAQILREIGAHKIRLLTNKPEKKVGLKAFGIEIVEIVAIENVKGHK; this is translated from the coding sequence ATGTCGTTTAATACTATCCCTGAAATCATCGAAGACATTCGTAACGGAAAAATGGTCATCCTTGTGGATGACGAAGATCGCGAGAATGAAGGTGATCTGATCCTGGCAACAGATCACGTCACAACTCAAGCGGTGAATTTCATGATCACCGAGGCTCGTGGTCTTGTGTGTTTGACGGTCACCGCACAGCAAATCGAACGCCTTCAACTGCCACTGATGGTTCGTGATGATATGAACTTTGCGCCGAACAAAACGGCGTTCACTGTCAGCATTGAAGCGTCTGAAGGTATCTCGACAGGAATTTCTGCAGCGGACCGCGCTCACACTCTTCGTGTTGCTGCGAATCCTCATGCAAAGCCTTCCGATATTCACATGCCGGGACATATCTTCCCCATTCGTGCTCAACAAGGGGGCGTTCTTAAACGTGCCGGTCACACCGAGGCCAGCGTAGATTTAGCTCGTCTTGCAGGATTGAATCCCGCAGCGGTGATTTGCGAAGTCATGAATCCCGATGGCAGCATGGCCCGAGTTGGAGATCTTAAAGAGTTCGCAAAAAAACATAATCTCAAAATCGGAACCATCGTTGATTTGATCGCTTATCGTTTGGCCAATGAAACATTGGTCGAAGAGTTGGCCAGTGTTGATTTGCCAGCCTCTTTCGGCGAAGGCTTGAAAGCGCGTGTTTTTAGAAGCACCGTAGACGGGCTTGAACACTTGGTTATCCAAAAAGGTGAAATCACACCGGATACAGAAACCTTGGTACGCGTTCATGTGGATAATTTCACCCGAGACTTTATGGCCGTCTTGCAAAGAGGCGCTTCGACGGTTCTTGAAAGTATCAAGCTTATCAATGAGCAAAGCTCCGGCGCATTTGTCTTGCTTCGTGGAAACAACCGCACCCAAGGTCTTGCGCAGGAATTGAATGTCCTTATCGGTATGGAAGATGTTCGTCCTTCAACTCCCTTGATGGATGAACGTGATTATGGCATCGGCGCACAAATTTTGCGCGAAATCGGTGCTCACAAAATTCGTCTTTTGACGAACAAGCCAGAAAAGAAAGTCGGCCTCAAAGCCTTCGGAATTGAAATTGTAGAAATCGTAGCTATTGAAAATGTAAAGGGGCACAAGTAA
- the proS gene encoding proline--tRNA ligase — protein sequence MADTAIVPTRAQNYPEWYQQVITAADMAENSPVRGCMVIKPWGYAVWENMQAVLDRMFKDTGHVNAYFPLLIPLSFLEKEAAHVEGFAKECAVVTHHRLKGDGTGKLVPDGELEEPLIIRPTSETIIGHQFAKWVKSYRDLPILVNQWCNVMRWEMRTRMFLRTAEFLWQEGHTVHATAKEAQEETLQMLDVYADFAEQYMAMPVIKGMKTPDERFPGAVDTYTIEALMQDRKALQAGTSHFLGQNFAKASEIKYLSAEGKEEFAWTTSWGVSTRLIGGLIMTHSDDNGFVAPPKIAPLHVVIIPIYRNDEEKAQVLEYVQTLSKELKQQNFSGSAVRVKIDDRDMRGGEKAWQYIKQGVPVRVEVGPRDMAKGEVFVGRRDRGPKEKASQTKADFVANIGNLLQEIQDGLFERAKKFRDDNIKRITSLQDFEKYFSGDEASAPGFAMVPWCEEGMGHELLAKLKVTPRCAPLQQEAVTGNCIFSGKPATKWVLFAKSY from the coding sequence ATGGCAGATACAGCGATTGTTCCTACACGAGCACAAAATTATCCTGAGTGGTACCAACAGGTGATCACAGCAGCTGACATGGCGGAAAACTCTCCGGTCCGTGGTTGCATGGTGATCAAACCTTGGGGCTATGCTGTTTGGGAAAACATGCAAGCTGTTCTAGACCGTATGTTCAAAGACACCGGTCATGTGAATGCTTACTTTCCATTGTTGATTCCTCTTAGCTTCTTGGAAAAAGAGGCGGCCCACGTCGAAGGTTTCGCTAAAGAGTGCGCCGTTGTGACTCATCACCGTCTTAAAGGCGATGGCACAGGCAAGTTAGTTCCCGACGGTGAGCTTGAAGAGCCACTTATCATTCGTCCTACTTCCGAAACCATCATCGGCCACCAGTTTGCTAAGTGGGTGAAGTCTTATCGCGATCTTCCTATCTTGGTGAACCAATGGTGTAACGTCATGAGATGGGAAATGCGCACACGCATGTTCCTAAGAACGGCTGAATTCCTATGGCAAGAAGGCCATACCGTTCATGCCACGGCAAAAGAAGCGCAAGAAGAGACTCTGCAAATGTTGGATGTCTATGCTGACTTCGCTGAACAATACATGGCGATGCCAGTGATTAAAGGTATGAAAACGCCGGACGAAAGATTCCCAGGTGCGGTGGACACTTATACGATCGAAGCGTTGATGCAGGATCGTAAAGCGCTTCAAGCGGGGACTTCGCATTTCTTGGGTCAAAACTTTGCTAAGGCTTCTGAGATCAAATACCTGAGTGCGGAAGGTAAAGAAGAGTTCGCATGGACAACATCCTGGGGTGTTTCAACTCGTCTTATCGGTGGTTTGATCATGACCCACAGTGATGACAACGGATTTGTGGCACCTCCGAAAATTGCGCCTTTGCATGTGGTGATCATCCCGATCTATCGCAATGACGAAGAAAAAGCACAAGTTCTTGAGTATGTGCAAACTTTGTCCAAAGAACTTAAACAACAAAACTTTTCTGGATCCGCAGTGCGCGTGAAGATTGATGATCGCGATATGCGTGGCGGAGAAAAAGCATGGCAGTACATCAAGCAAGGTGTTCCTGTGCGTGTGGAAGTCGGTCCACGTGATATGGCTAAGGGAGAGGTTTTCGTAGGTCGCCGTGATCGCGGTCCTAAAGAAAAAGCGTCTCAAACGAAAGCCGATTTCGTCGCGAATATTGGAAATCTTCTGCAAGAAATCCAAGATGGACTTTTTGAAAGAGCGAAAAAATTCCGTGATGATAACATCAAGCGCATCACTTCATTGCAAGACTTTGAAAAGTATTTCTCAGGCGACGAAGCTTCAGCTCCGGGCTTTGCGATGGTGCCATGGTGTGAAGAGGGAATGGGTCATGAATTGTTGGCGAAACTAAAAGTGACGCCACGTTGTGCTCCTTTGCAACAAGAAGCGGTCACTGGAAACTGCATCTTCTCTGGTAAGCCAGCAACGAAGTGGGTTTTGTTCGCGAAATCTTACTAA
- a CDS encoding sigma-54-dependent transcriptional regulator, which yields MTAQNTKILIIDDEAPIRDVLSASLKDEGYQVFLAHDGESGLKAIREVQPDIVFQDIWMPGKYDGIEVLTMARKEFPQLEFVMISGHGTIETAVKSTKLGAWDFIEKPLSMDKILIVISNILSYQQQKEEKALLLNKLRKSIALIGEAASIMQTKQIIARVAPTNSWVLIQGEAGTGKELVAQNVHYMSARASRPFVEINCGGIPEDLLDSEIFGIEKGAMPGVDRVKKGKLDLAQGGTLYIAEICEMNKECQAKLLKYLDEKKYSRVGGNELIENDVRVIAASSKDLEKEVKEGRFREDLYYRLNVIPFRIPALREHMEDIPVLVSYFSDNVSRESGYPKKVFSEKAIEKMIAYTWPGNVRELKNFIERVYILTPGEFVDVHDLRFAGLIDKDDEKAVEMQDLSTFREARAQFEKDYLLRKISENSGNISKTAEVIGLERSYLHRKIKAYGIDTKDN from the coding sequence ATGACAGCTCAAAATACAAAAATTCTGATTATTGATGACGAGGCTCCGATTCGTGATGTGCTTTCGGCTTCTTTGAAAGACGAAGGCTATCAAGTTTTCTTAGCTCATGATGGAGAGTCCGGACTGAAAGCTATCCGCGAAGTTCAACCTGATATTGTGTTTCAAGATATCTGGATGCCCGGCAAGTACGATGGTATCGAAGTTCTAACAATGGCTCGTAAAGAATTTCCGCAGTTGGAGTTCGTGATGATCTCGGGTCACGGAACGATTGAAACGGCGGTGAAATCAACAAAGCTGGGCGCTTGGGACTTTATCGAAAAACCACTTTCCATGGATAAGATCCTGATCGTGATTTCAAACATTCTTAGTTACCAACAACAAAAAGAAGAAAAAGCGTTGTTGTTAAATAAACTTCGTAAGTCCATCGCGCTTATCGGTGAAGCGGCTTCGATCATGCAGACGAAACAAATCATCGCGCGTGTGGCACCAACAAACTCTTGGGTGTTAATTCAAGGTGAGGCGGGCACGGGTAAAGAACTTGTTGCGCAAAACGTGCATTACATGAGCGCGCGTGCCAGCCGTCCGTTTGTTGAAATCAACTGCGGTGGTATCCCGGAAGACCTTCTTGATTCCGAAATTTTCGGTATCGAAAAGGGAGCTATGCCCGGCGTAGACCGAGTAAAAAAAGGCAAACTTGATCTAGCCCAAGGTGGGACGCTTTATATCGCAGAGATCTGCGAGATGAACAAAGAATGTCAGGCGAAACTTTTAAAATATCTTGATGAAAAGAAATACTCCCGCGTTGGTGGTAACGAACTGATCGAAAATGATGTTCGTGTCATTGCTGCTTCTTCTAAAGATCTCGAGAAAGAGGTTAAGGAGGGGCGCTTCCGCGAAGATCTTTATTATCGTCTGAACGTTATTCCTTTCCGCATTCCTGCACTTCGTGAACACATGGAAGACATCCCTGTGTTGGTGTCTTATTTCTCTGACAATGTGTCTCGCGAAAGCGGTTATCCGAAAAAAGTTTTTTCTGAAAAAGCGATCGAAAAAATGATTGCTTACACTTGGCCTGGAAACGTGCGCGAACTTAAGAACTTTATCGAGCGCGTGTATATTTTGACTCCGGGAGAGTTCGTCGACGTCCATGACTTGCGTTTTGCAGGGCTTATCGACAAAGACGATGAAAAAGCAGTCGAGATGCAGGACCTTTCCACATTCCGTGAGGCCCGCGCTCAGTTTGAAAAAGATTATCTGCTTCGTAAGATTTCCGAAAATAGCGGAAACATCAGTAAGACAGCAGAAGTGATTGGTCTGGAAAGAAGTTATCTTCACAGAAAGATCAAAGCCTACGGTATCGATACTAAAGACAATTAA